A genome region from Setaria italica strain Yugu1 chromosome III, Setaria_italica_v2.0, whole genome shotgun sequence includes the following:
- the LOC101773479 gene encoding cation/H(+) antiporter 19 has product MAANATAKCPGPMKATSQGAFQGENPLEYALPLAILQICLVVVVTRGLAYLLRPLRQPRVIAEIIGGILLGPSALGRSEKFLHTVFPAQSMTVLDTLANLGLLFFLFLVGLELDISAIRRTGKKALAIALAGISVPFALGIGTSFAFRATIVKGAPQGPFLVFMGVALSITAFPVLARILAELKLLTTDLGRMAMSAAAVNDVAAWILLALAIALSGSGSPIVSLWVLLTATGFVIAICLFLRPVLAWMARRSPEGEPVKEVYICATLAIVLAAGFVTDIIGIHALFGAFMVGIVVPKDGPFAGVLIEKVEDLISGLFLPLYFVSSGLKTNVATIKGAKSWGLLVLVIANACLGKIGGTVITSLFVKIPVREAITLGFLMNTKGLVELIVLNIGRDRKVLNDEAFAILVLMALFTTFITTPIVMAIYKPARKTVPYKRRTVECTAGDAENELRVLACFHTNRHIPTLLNLVEASRGTGRRRLTMYAMHLVELSERSSAISLVHRARRDGMPFFNSKEQRTEQMVVAFEAFQQLSSVRVRPMTAISDLDTIHRDVIDSAADKRAAIVIMPYHKALHHDGSFQSLGSAYHAINKRVLREAPCSVAILVDRGLGGHAQVSAKNVSFSVVALFFGGPDDREALAYATRMAEHPGVAVTLARFQPSRRLQSGSGEEEAADEAAVEAFKAKVGAAKDGSVRFEEPEAYTREQVLETIESLSGFNVFVVGRMPPTAPLVERPDELGPVGSYLVSPEFRTSASVLVIKRYDPATNPKSKRFDPKARPPVATEEDVLDEEVGMGSAVVMPVTQSPM; this is encoded by the exons ATGGCGGCGAACGCGACGGCGAAGTGCCCGGGGCCGATGAAGGCCACCTCGCAGGGGGCGTTCCAGGGGGAGAACCCGCTCGAGTACGCGCTCCCGCTCGCCATCCTCCAGAtctgcctcgtcgtcgtcgtcacccGCGGCCTCGCGTACCTCCTCCGCCCGCTCCGACAGCCCCGCGTCATCGCCGAGATCATC GGAGGAATTCTGCTGGGCCCGTCGGCTCTGGGCCGGAGTGAAAAGTTCTTGCACACCGTGTTCCCAGCCCAGAGCATGACAGTGTTGGACACGCTGGCCAACCTCGGCCTGCTTTTCTTCCTGTTCCTCGTCGGCCTCGAGCTCGACATCTCTGCCATCCGCCGCACTGGCAAGAAGGCCCTCGCCATCGCGCTTGCTGGCATATCTGTCCCGTTCGCGCTTGGCATCGGCACATCTTTTGCGTTCCGTGCCACCATTGTCAAGGGGGCGCCACAGGGGCCATTCCTTGTCTTCATGGGCGTCGCGCTCTCCATCACCGCCTTCCCGGTTCTCGCCCGTATCCTGGCCGAGCTGAAGCTTCTGACCACTGACCTTGGTCGCATGGCCATGTCTGCAGCTGCGGTCAATGACGTTGCTGCCTGGATCCTGCTAGCACTTGCCATTGCTCTCTCTGGTTCTGGGTCACCGATAGTTTCCCTGTGGGTGCTGCTGACTGCTACCGGCTTCGTCATTGCAATCTGCTTGTTCCTCCGCCCGGTGCTGGCCTGGATGGCACGCCGGTCACCTGAGGGCGAGCCAGTCAAGGAGGTCTACATCTGCGCCACCCTCGCCATTGTCCTCGCTGCTGGTTTCGTGACCGACATCATCGGCATTCATGCTCTGTTTGGTGCCTTCATGGTCGGCATCGTCGTACCGAAGGACGGGCCTTTCGCTGGTGTGCTCATCGAGAAGGTGGAGGACCTCATCTCAGGGCTCTTCCTCCCGCTTTACTTCGTCTCCAGTGGCCTCAAGACCAATGTGGCCACTATCAAAGGGGCCAAGTCCTGGGGCTTGCTCGTGCTCGTCATCGCAAACGCATGCCTCGGCAAGATTGGCGGCACGGTGATCACGTCCCTGTTCGTCAAGATCCCCGTGCGGGAGGCTATCACACTCGGCTTCCTCATGAACACCAAGGGGCTCGTCGAGCTCATCGTCCTCAACATCGGCCGGGACCGCAAGGTGCTGAACGACGAGGCGTTCGCCATCCTGGTGCTCATGGCGCTGTTCACCACCTTCATCACGACGCCCATCGTCATGGCCATCTACAAGCCGGCGAGGAAGACGGTGCCGTACAAGCGCCGCACCGTGGAGTGCACGGCCGGGGACGCGGAGAACGAGCTCCGCGTGCTGGCCTGCTTCCACACCAACCGCCACATCCCGACGCTGCTCAACCTGGTGGAGGCGTCGCGGGGcaccgggcgccgccgcctcaccatgTACGCGATGCACCTGGTGGAGCTCTCGGAGCGGTCGTCGGCCATCAGCCTGGTGCACCGCGCCCGCCGCGACGGCATGCCCTTCTTCAACAGCAAGGAGCAGCGCACCGAGCAGATGGTGGTGGCGTTCGAGGCGTTCCAGCAGCTGAGCTCCGTGCGGGTGCGGCCCATGACGGCCATCTCCGACCTCGACACCATCCACCGGGACGTCATCGACAGCGCCGCCGACAAGCGCGCGGCCATCGTCATCATGCCGTACCACAAGGCGCTCCACCACGACGGCTCCTTCCAGTCTCTCGGCTCCGCGTACCACGCCATCAACAAGCGCGTGCTCCGCGAGGCGCCCTGCTCCGTCGCCATCCTCGTCGACCGCGGCCTCGGCGGGCACGCGCAGGTGTCGGCCAAGAACGTCTCCTTCTCCGTCGTGGCGCTCTTCTTCGGCGGGCCTGACGACCGCGAGGCGCTGGCCTACGCGACGCGCATGGCGGAGCACCCGGGCGTCGCCGTCACGCTGGCGAGGTTCCAGCCGAGCCGCCGGCTGCAGTCGGGGTcgggggaggaggaagcggccgacgaggcggcggtggaggcgttCAAGGCAAAGGTGGGCGCGGCGAAGGACGGGTCGGTGCGGTTCGAGGAGCCGGAGGCGTACACGAGGGAGCAGGTGCTGGAGACCATCGAGTCGCTGTCGGGTTTCAACGTGTTCGTGGTGGGGCGGatgccgccgacggcgccgctgGTGGAGAGGCCCGACGAGCTGGGACCCGTGGGGAGCTACCTGGTGTCGCCCGAGTTCAGGACGTCGGCGTCCGTGCTGGTGATCAAGAGGTACGACCCGGCGACCAACCCCAAGAGCAAGAGGTTCGACCCCAAGGCGAGGCCGCCGgtcgcgacggaggaggatgtTCTGGACGAGGAGGTCGGGATGGGCAGCGCCGTCGTAATGCCCGTGACGCAGTCCCCAATGTGA
- the LOC101772937 gene encoding cation/H(+) antiporter 19, translating to MAKVASHGAFQGENPLDYALPLIILQICLVLVVTRGLAYLLRPLRQPRVIAEIIGGILLGPSALGRSTKFLHTVFPPESMTVLDTLANLGLLFFLFLVGLELDISAIRRTGRKALAISLSGIALPFALGVGTSFAFRATIVKDAPHAPFLVFMGVALSITAFPVLARILTELKLLTTDLGRMALSAAAVDDVMAWILLALAIALSGSSSPIISLWVLLTAAAFVAAAFLLVRPVLAWMARQCREGEPVKELYVCATLAIVLAGGFLTDVIGIHALFGGFVVGVVVPKDGPFAGMLIEKVEDLVSGLFLPLYFVSSGLKTNVATISGAKSWGLLVLVIANACIGKIGGAVATALLVKIPVREAVTLGFLMNTKGLVELVVLNIGRDRKVLNDEAFAIMVLMALFTTFITTPIVMAVYKPARPSAPYKRRTVAGGDDADELRVLACFHSSRDVPTLLNLGEASRGTGRRRLAVYAMHLVELSERSSAITMVQRARRNGVPFFNSADRGDGQLVVAFEAFQRLSSVRVRAMTAISDLDTIHRDVIDSAAGKRAAIVVMPYHKALQPDGSLQSLGSVYHAINKRVLREAPCSVAILVDRGLGGPAQVSAQNVSLSVAALFFGGPDDCEALAYATRMAEHPGVAVTLARFRTSRPPHSDEEFADDEAAVEAFKSKVGGVKDGSVRFEEREGCSKEEVLESIGSLAKSNVFVVGRMPPAPALVENPDELGPVGSYLASPEFRTSASVLVIKRYDPATNPKSRRFDPEARPPVATEEDVLDEAEMGRSSVVPVTWSPGPDAHGAQ from the exons ATGGCGAAGGTGGCGTCGCACGGGGCGTTCCAGGGGGAGAACCCGCTGGACTACGCGCTGCCGCTCATCATCCTGCAGATCtgcctcgtcctcgtcgtcacCCGCGGCCTCGCCTACCTCCTCCGCCCGCTCCGGCAACCCCGCGTCATCGCCGAGATCATC GGAGGGATCCTGCTAGGCCCGTCGGCGCTTGGCCGGAGCACCAAGTTCCTGCACACCGTCTTCCCGCCGGAGAGCATGACGGTGCTGGACACGCTGGCCAACCTcggcctcctcttcttcctcttcctcgtcggCCTCGAGCTCGACATCTCCGCCATCCGCCGCACGGGGAGGAAGGCCCTCGCCATCTCCCTCTCCGGCATCGCGCTCCCCTTCGCGCTCGGCGTCGGCACCTCCTTCGCCTTCCGCGCAACCATCGTCAAGGACGCCCCCCACGCGCCGTTCCTCGTCTTCATGGGCGTCGCGCTCTCCATCACCGCGTTCCCGGTGCTCGCCCGCATCCTCACCGAGCTCAAGCTCCTGACCACGGACCTCGGCCGCATggcgctctccgccgccgcagtcgACGACGTCATGGCGTGGatcctcctcgcgctcgccaTCGCGCTCTCGGGATCCAGCTCGCCGATCATCTCGCTCTGGGtgctcctcaccgccgccgccttcgtcgccgccgcgttccTGCTCGTGAGGCCGGTGCTCGCGTGGATGGCGCGACAGTGCCGCGAGGGAGAGCCCGTCAAGGAGCTCTACGTCTGCGCCACCCTCGCCATCGTCCTCGCTGGCGGCTTCCTCACCGACGTCATCGGCATCCACGCGCTGTTCGGCGGgttcgtcgtcggcgtcgtcgtccccaAGGACGGGCCGTTCGCCGGCATGCTCATCGAGAAGGTCGAGGACCTCGTCTCCGGGCTCTTCCTCCCGCTGTACTTCGTCTCCAGCGGCCTCAAGACCAACGTGGCAACCATCAGCGGAGCCAAGTCATGGGGTTTGCTCGTCCTCGTCATCGCCAACGCGTGCATCGGCAAGatcggcggcgcggtggcgacGGCCCTGCTCGTCAAGATCCCCGTCCGGGAGGCCGTCACGCTCGGCTTCCTGATGAACACCAAGGGGCTCGTCGAGCTCGTCGTGCTCAACATCGGAAGGGACCGCAAGGTTCTCAACGACGAGGCCTTCGCCATCATGGTGCTCATGGCGCTCTTCACCACCTTCATCACGACGCCGATCGTCATGGCCGTCTACAAGCCGGCGCGGCCGTCGGCGCCGTACAAGCGCCgcacggtggccggcggcgacgacgccgacgagctGCGCGTGCTCGCCTGCTTCCACTCCAGCCGCGACGTCCCGACGCTGCTCAACCTCGGGGAGGCGTCGCggggcaccggccgccgccgcctcgccgtgtACGCCATGCACCTCGTGGAGCTATCGGAGAGGTCGTCGGCGATCACCATGGTCCAGCGCGCCCGCCGCAACGGCGTGCCCTTCTTCAACAGCGCCGACAGGGGGGACGGTCAGCTGGTGGTGGCGTTCGAGGCGTTCCAGCGGCTGAGCTCCGTGCGGGTGCGCGCCATGACCGCCATCTCCGACCTCGACACCATCCACCGCGACGTCATCGACAGCGCAGCCGGCAAGcgcgccgccatcgtcgtcaTGCCCTACCACAAGGCGCTCCAGCCCGACGGCTCCCTCCAGTCGCTCGGCTCGGTGTACCACGCCATTAACAAGCGCGTGCTCCGCGAGGCGCCCTGCTCCGTCGCTATCCTCGTCgaccgcggcctcggcggcccCGCCCAGGTCTCCGCCCAGAACGTGTCCCTGTCCGTCGCGGCGCTCTTCTTCGGCGGGCCCGACGACTGCGAGGCGCTGGCCTACGCGACGCGCATGGCGGAGCACCCGGGCGTGGCCGTCACGTTGGCAAGGTTCCGGACGAGCCGTCCGCCGCACTCCGACGAGGAGTTTgccgacgacgaggcggcggtcGAGGCGTTCAAGTCCAAGGTCGGCGGCGTGAAGGACGGGTCGGTGCGGTTCGAGGAGCGGGAGGGGTGCAGCAAGGAGGAGGTGCTCGAGAGCATCGGCTCTCTGGCCAAGTCCAACGTGTTCGTGGTGGGGCggatgccgccggcgccggcgctggtggAGAATCCCGACGAGCTGGGCCCCGTGGGGAGCTACCTGGCGTCGCCGGAGTTCAGGACGTCGGCGTCGGTGCTGGTGATCAAGAGGTACGACCCGGCGACGAACCCGAAGAGCAGGAGGTTCGACCCGGAGGCGAGGCCGCCggtggcgacggaggaggacgtgctggacgaggcggagatggGCAGATCCAGCGTGGTGCCGGTGACGTGGTCGCCAGGGCCTGATGCGCATGGCGCCCAATAA
- the LOC101772532 gene encoding protease Do-like 5, chloroplastic isoform X1, translating to MALRPLLHHLLPSPPHRSPSLPPPPPPASLSSSATTRRSAAAALLLLAASAAAPAPPRPARAADEDVDEARVVRLFQEASPSVVFIKDLVVAGAQGKGGGGEGGDEDEEEGGAKVEGTGSGFVWDSAGHIVTNYHVVAKLAGDGSVFHRCKVFLEDSSGKSYSKEGRLIGCDPAYDLAVLKVDVDGDKLRPALIGTSRGLRVGQSCFAIGNPYGYEHTLTTGVVSGLGREIPSPNGRAIRGAIQTDAAINAGNSGGPLIDSYGHVIGVNTATFTRKVVSSYHTVCTSREGSGISSGVNFAIPIDTVVQSVPNLIVYGTSVSNRF from the exons ATGGCGCTGCGGCCgctgctccaccacctcctcccatcgcctccccaccggagccccagcctccctccaccaccgcctccggcctcgctctcctcctccgccaccactcgccgcagcgccgccgccgcgcttctcctcctcgccgcgtccgcggccgccccggcgcctccgcggcccgcccgcgccgccgacgaggacgtCGACGAGGCCCGCGTCGTCCGCCTGTTCCAG GAGGCGTCGCCGTCGGTGGTGTTCATCAAGGACCTCGTCGTCGCGGGGGCGCAGGGGAAGGGAGGTGGCGGGGAGGGGGGCgacgaagacgaggaggagggcggcgccaAGGTGGAGGGGACCGGGTCCGGGTTCGTGTGGGACTCCGCGGGCCACATT GTGACAAATTACCATGTGGTTGCAAAACTAGCTGGAGATGGATCTGTGTTTCATCGCTGCAAG GTGTTCTTGGAGGATTCTAGTGGCAAAAGTTACTCAAAGGAAGGGAGGCTAATAGGCTGTGATCCAGCATATGATCTTGCTGTACTGAAG GTAGATGTTGATGGTGACAAGCTGAGGCCTGCTCTGATTGGCACATCACGGGGGTTGCGAGTTGGGCAAAGTTGCTTTGCCATTGGGAACCCTTATGGATATGAACACACTCTAACTACTGGG GTGGTTAGCGGATTAGGGAGGGAGATACCATCACCCAATGGGAGAGCGATTCGTGGTGCTATACAGACAGATGCCGCTATAAATGCTG GTAACTCAGGAGGTCCACTTATTGACTCATATGGCCATGTAATTGGTGTTAATACAGCTACATTCACACGTAAAG TTGTCAGCTCATACCATACTGTATGCACATCTCGAGAAG GATCTGGGATCTCATCCGGGGTGAACTTTGCCATCCCCATCGACACCGTCGTACAGTCAGTCCCCAACCTAATTGTATACGGGACCTCTGTGAGCAACAGGTTTTGA
- the LOC101772532 gene encoding protease Do-like 5, chloroplastic isoform X2 — MALRPLLHHLLPSPPHRSPSLPPPPPPASLSSSATTRRSAAAALLLLAASAAAPAPPRPARAADEDVDEARVVRLFQEASPSVVFIKDLVVAGAQGKGGGGEGGDEDEEEGGAKVEGTGSGFVWDSAGHIVTNYHVVAKLAGDGSVFHRCKVFLEDSSGKSYSKEGRLIGCDPAYDLAVLKVDVDGDKLRPALIGTSRGLRVGQSCFAIGNPYGYEHTLTTGVVSGLGREIPSPNGRAIRGAIQTDAAINAGNSGGPLIDSYGHVIGVNTATFTRKGSGISSGVNFAIPIDTVVQSVPNLIVYGTSVSNRF, encoded by the exons ATGGCGCTGCGGCCgctgctccaccacctcctcccatcgcctccccaccggagccccagcctccctccaccaccgcctccggcctcgctctcctcctccgccaccactcgccgcagcgccgccgccgcgcttctcctcctcgccgcgtccgcggccgccccggcgcctccgcggcccgcccgcgccgccgacgaggacgtCGACGAGGCCCGCGTCGTCCGCCTGTTCCAG GAGGCGTCGCCGTCGGTGGTGTTCATCAAGGACCTCGTCGTCGCGGGGGCGCAGGGGAAGGGAGGTGGCGGGGAGGGGGGCgacgaagacgaggaggagggcggcgccaAGGTGGAGGGGACCGGGTCCGGGTTCGTGTGGGACTCCGCGGGCCACATT GTGACAAATTACCATGTGGTTGCAAAACTAGCTGGAGATGGATCTGTGTTTCATCGCTGCAAG GTGTTCTTGGAGGATTCTAGTGGCAAAAGTTACTCAAAGGAAGGGAGGCTAATAGGCTGTGATCCAGCATATGATCTTGCTGTACTGAAG GTAGATGTTGATGGTGACAAGCTGAGGCCTGCTCTGATTGGCACATCACGGGGGTTGCGAGTTGGGCAAAGTTGCTTTGCCATTGGGAACCCTTATGGATATGAACACACTCTAACTACTGGG GTGGTTAGCGGATTAGGGAGGGAGATACCATCACCCAATGGGAGAGCGATTCGTGGTGCTATACAGACAGATGCCGCTATAAATGCTG GTAACTCAGGAGGTCCACTTATTGACTCATATGGCCATGTAATTGGTGTTAATACAGCTACATTCACACGTAAAG GATCTGGGATCTCATCCGGGGTGAACTTTGCCATCCCCATCGACACCGTCGTACAGTCAGTCCCCAACCTAATTGTATACGGGACCTCTGTGAGCAACAGGTTTTGA